One genomic region from Spirulina subsalsa PCC 9445 encodes:
- a CDS encoding pentapeptide repeat-containing protein — protein MKTTVQPQNDSSQKASSYSVTPQSDSVIQSKPELQPSLAVQMSRASAFGHSVTGVPVQAELVVGEPGDQYEQEADSVAAQAVADKHNSEQSTVQAKTNPTAPTSLPAQPDNLETQLAPDLPEVAGGGEKAPDIAGGGDKLPEIATGGEEKPPEMTGEGEKAPETLGEKGGLTEAVEGGTGGAGGATEGGAEGTPPPKKEGEAPSEEEKEMMGETFSPETQDQMGEALGEEQKPTGGTEGGDTETQEAGEQPPSLEERIQKAMSGGGGSPTPEEQESLRNYLGIEDPENIQVHDNEESYQLCRELGALAFTTGNHIFFGAGQRGDDELLFHEAWHTIQQGATSLEVHPGGEKSAEDEKTQPIAVGGEGEAMMTMAQVNPQAWSGPLVQREEGEKTATDKEAEEKQKEQAGAQADSAGEQGAEQGEAAEEGADSAQEDGGGEAQDAVGETSGMVAEAGPEETLGGIPEAPTLNPEAMVASSGIPADSESAEANLDELEDEVDVPEPGEDPFDYSWVATQPNEVPEWDEEIGNHSFFKSVLDGGEPETPQPEVDRGQLIGDAIGQGLLTGAVEGGISGVTALGVGAIGNKFPVVNNALATFTVLSAVGNSEQGWASPEAWANALAGGSWADDAKGIGEAAGGILNAKTPWEGIANYFKGIIGITNLVVKVVQFVWNLVNIAALICKIIWGVLTVLDLLFTAIGKLLALVGTALISVGNALMPLPFGVGIPPGTSLISVGTTLVNVGNQLWMYALTIFKPWAATFKGFFTTLNGFLAPLSIALTMLQSLLVCLNLMYMQALALDILTCEGSIDDLIAKQTALRDSTQSMTSNAIAIGTEFAAQKTQGKEVGAKDSFASGGENAWLGQIPVVGDYMPGGDKSLGGMAGAAATGFAIGAESGKTDEETAENEQKYQDSWLAHYSKNSDQDQKALTGYRSATALYGALGEAGEMPEPPMDAPERVDAAAFGMVKNEGERLALEAAIQRAEEEKALLQENVVLNQAAQDSLAANREAIAAYQADIAERQAVNDTLGAEAGMGTALAAQYLAVMAVYWPILIPINLAFAFVIGIQGANQNVKETGGNNAVNTEGSSASNPETHVSGNAGSQKEAGDNMGNASDASGELAEERTSKLDNASTEAEQHDAEMEAMQAQFEEQQLASEEDLATLDEGQTLAEEEQSNSESNRDQLMADREAAIAEAQVWEEEFSTFFAGIMETLGWSGGEETEASASDESTEGLDLSGADLSGTDMTGANLNGANLEGADLSGVILVDADLAGANLAGANLAGADLSNTDLSDVDFSGALLMGAKLVRSILANADFQNADLTDADLKDTELEEAQLKG, from the coding sequence TCGCCGCCCAAGCTGTAGCAGACAAGCACAACTCTGAACAAAGCACTGTTCAAGCCAAAACCAATCCAACAGCCCCCACTTCTCTCCCAGCGCAGCCCGACAACCTGGAAACACAGTTAGCACCTGACTTACCCGAGGTGGCTGGAGGAGGAGAGAAAGCCCCAGACATTGCCGGAGGGGGGGATAAACTTCCTGAAATTGCCACAGGAGGAGAGGAGAAACCCCCGGAAATGACCGGAGAAGGAGAGAAAGCCCCAGAAACCCTGGGTGAGAAAGGGGGTTTAACCGAAGCCGTGGAAGGGGGAACTGGGGGAGCAGGAGGAGCGACAGAAGGGGGTGCAGAAGGGACTCCTCCTCCCAAAAAAGAGGGAGAGGCCCCCTCTGAAGAAGAGAAAGAAATGATGGGTGAGACGTTTTCCCCAGAAACTCAAGATCAAATGGGAGAAGCCCTCGGAGAAGAGCAAAAACCGACTGGGGGGACTGAAGGGGGGGACACTGAAACCCAAGAAGCAGGAGAACAACCCCCGAGCCTAGAAGAGCGCATTCAAAAAGCCATGAGTGGGGGTGGAGGCTCTCCCACTCCAGAAGAGCAGGAATCGCTCCGAAACTATTTAGGCATTGAAGATCCAGAAAATATTCAAGTGCATGATAATGAGGAGTCCTATCAACTCTGTCGAGAACTCGGAGCCTTAGCGTTTACGACAGGGAATCATATCTTCTTCGGGGCAGGACAACGGGGGGATGATGAACTGTTATTCCATGAAGCATGGCACACTATCCAACAAGGGGCAACGTCTTTAGAGGTTCACCCGGGCGGGGAAAAATCAGCCGAGGATGAAAAAACCCAACCCATTGCGGTGGGGGGTGAAGGAGAAGCGATGATGACCATGGCTCAGGTCAATCCCCAGGCCTGGAGTGGGCCCCTGGTGCAACGGGAGGAAGGAGAAAAAACAGCCACCGACAAGGAAGCGGAAGAAAAACAAAAAGAACAGGCCGGAGCGCAGGCGGATAGTGCTGGGGAACAAGGGGCAGAACAAGGAGAAGCGGCCGAAGAGGGGGCTGACTCTGCCCAAGAGGATGGCGGGGGAGAAGCCCAGGATGCGGTGGGCGAAACCTCTGGGATGGTGGCGGAGGCGGGACCTGAAGAGACGTTAGGGGGCATTCCAGAGGCTCCGACCCTCAATCCAGAAGCCATGGTTGCCAGCAGTGGGATTCCTGCAGATTCGGAAAGCGCAGAAGCCAATCTGGATGAGTTGGAGGATGAGGTTGATGTTCCTGAACCGGGCGAAGATCCCTTTGACTATAGCTGGGTGGCTACCCAGCCGAATGAAGTCCCTGAATGGGATGAGGAGATTGGAAACCACAGTTTCTTTAAGAGTGTATTGGATGGGGGAGAACCGGAAACCCCTCAACCCGAGGTAGACCGAGGACAATTGATTGGGGATGCCATTGGTCAAGGCCTACTCACGGGGGCGGTTGAAGGGGGGATTAGTGGGGTAACAGCCTTGGGGGTGGGAGCGATTGGCAACAAGTTCCCGGTGGTGAACAATGCCTTGGCAACCTTTACGGTATTGAGTGCGGTTGGCAATAGTGAACAAGGCTGGGCGAGTCCAGAGGCTTGGGCGAATGCGCTGGCTGGGGGATCTTGGGCGGATGATGCTAAAGGGATTGGGGAAGCCGCTGGGGGGATTCTCAATGCGAAAACGCCTTGGGAAGGGATTGCCAATTACTTCAAAGGCATTATTGGCATTACCAATCTGGTGGTGAAAGTTGTTCAGTTTGTGTGGAACTTGGTCAATATTGCGGCTCTAATCTGTAAGATTATTTGGGGGGTTCTGACGGTTTTAGACCTGTTATTTACAGCGATTGGTAAGCTCTTAGCCCTTGTAGGAACAGCACTTATCAGTGTGGGGAACGCCTTGATGCCCCTACCTTTTGGGGTCGGCATTCCACCTGGTACCTCATTAATTAGTGTAGGAACGACCCTTGTTAATGTCGGCAACCAACTCTGGATGTATGCACTAACGATATTTAAACCCTGGGCCGCTACTTTTAAGGGGTTCTTCACGACCTTAAACGGCTTTTTAGCCCCTCTCTCTATCGCCTTAACTATGCTGCAATCCCTTCTAGTGTGCCTGAACTTGATGTATATGCAGGCTCTGGCTTTAGATATTTTGACTTGTGAAGGGAGTATTGATGACCTGATTGCTAAACAAACGGCTCTGCGGGATTCTACCCAAAGTATGACCAGTAATGCTATAGCGATTGGGACGGAGTTTGCGGCTCAAAAGACTCAAGGGAAAGAGGTCGGGGCAAAGGACAGTTTCGCATCAGGTGGCGAAAATGCTTGGTTGGGTCAAATCCCAGTGGTGGGGGATTATATGCCCGGTGGTGATAAGTCCTTGGGGGGTATGGCGGGAGCGGCGGCTACGGGATTTGCCATTGGTGCCGAGAGCGGTAAGACGGATGAAGAAACGGCTGAAAACGAACAAAAGTATCAAGACAGTTGGCTAGCGCACTATTCTAAGAATTCAGACCAAGATCAAAAGGCCTTAACGGGTTATCGCTCGGCGACGGCTTTGTATGGGGCTTTGGGTGAGGCGGGAGAGATGCCTGAGCCCCCGATGGATGCGCCGGAACGAGTGGATGCGGCGGCGTTCGGGATGGTGAAAAATGAAGGGGAACGACTGGCTTTGGAAGCGGCTATTCAGCGCGCAGAAGAGGAAAAAGCCCTGCTTCAGGAAAATGTGGTGCTTAATCAGGCGGCTCAAGATTCTCTGGCGGCTAATCGGGAGGCGATCGCGGCCTATCAAGCCGACATTGCCGAACGCCAAGCGGTCAATGACACTCTAGGAGCAGAAGCTGGTATGGGAACGGCCTTAGCGGCTCAGTATTTAGCGGTGATGGCTGTTTATTGGCCAATTTTAATCCCGATTAATCTGGCCTTTGCTTTTGTGATCGGCATTCAAGGGGCTAATCAAAATGTTAAGGAAACTGGGGGCAATAATGCTGTCAACACGGAGGGCAGTAGTGCTTCTAATCCGGAAACCCATGTGAGTGGCAATGCCGGCAGTCAAAAAGAAGCGGGCGACAATATGGGCAATGCTTCAGATGCGAGTGGTGAATTAGCCGAAGAGCGGACCAGTAAACTGGATAATGCCAGCACTGAGGCCGAACAACATGATGCCGAAATGGAAGCAATGCAGGCTCAGTTTGAGGAACAACAGCTGGCATCGGAAGAAGACCTAGCCACCTTGGATGAGGGTCAAACGTTAGCGGAAGAGGAACAAAGCAATAGTGAAAGCAATCGGGATCAATTGATGGCGGATCGAGAGGCGGCTATTGCCGAAGCTCAAGTCTGGGAAGAAGAATTTAGTACGTTTTTCGCGGGGATTATGGAAACTTTGGGCTGGAGTGGTGGAGAAGAGACAGAAGCCTCTGCCTCGGATGAGTCTACGGAAGGTCTGGATCTGAGTGGGGCTGATTTGAGTGGTACGGATATGACTGGGGCGAATTTGAACGGTGCCAATTTGGAGGGAGCGGATCTGAGTGGGGTTATATTAGTGGATGCAGACCTCGCAGGGGCGAATTTGGCGGGGGCTAACTTAGCGGGGGCGGATCTGAGTAATACGGATTTAAGCGATGTTGATTTTAGTGGTGCGTTACTCATGGGTGCAAAATTAGTCCGTTCGATTCTCGCTAATGCAGACTTCCAGAATGCTGATTTAACGGATGCCGACCTGAAGGATACAGAGCTTGAGGAAGCCCAGTTGAAGGGCTAA